The Vespula pensylvanica isolate Volc-1 chromosome 5, ASM1446617v1, whole genome shotgun sequence genome includes a window with the following:
- the LOC122629297 gene encoding L-xylulose reductase-like, whose protein sequence is MDIKFQGKRILVTGAGQGIGKDLALRLSKYKAEVIALSKTSEHLKKLLAEDPKIIPVCVNLRDWKATRKAIENVLPIDLLVNNAGVGHVSSFFDATPEDFDLVFDVNVKAIMNVSQVVAKNMIERNVAGSIVNISSQASQAALKDHTIYCSSKGAVDMLTKMMALELGPHQIRVNAVNPTVVLTEMGRLGWSDKDKASNMISKIPMARFAEIDEVVDAIVYLLSERSSMINGVTLPVDGGFLAT, encoded by the exons gaaTTGGTAAAGATCTAGCACTTCGTCTCTCCAAATATAAAGCCGAAGTGATCGCTCTTTCTAAAACGAGCgaacatttgaaaaaattacttGCCGAAGATCCAAAGATCATACCAGTATGCGTTAATCTTAGAGATTGGAAAGCAACGAGAAAGGctattgaaaatgttttacCGATTGATCTATTAGTGAATAATGCTGGTGTAGGTCAtgtgtcttctttctttgatgCAACACCGGAAGATTTTGATTTAGTATTCGATGTCAATGTTAAAGCGATTATGAATGTCTCACAAGTGGTTGCTAAGAACATGATTGAAAGAAATGTTGCTGGCAGTATTGTCAATATATCCTCGCAAGCTAGTCAAGCTGCCTTGAAGGATCATACTATTTATTGTTCTTCTAAAGGAGCCGTCGATATGCTAACAAA AATGATGGCTCTCGAACTAGGTCCTCATCAAATTCGAGTAAACGCTGTGAATCCTACGGTCGTCCTCACGGAAATGGGAAGATTAGGATGGAGCGACAAAGATAAAGCTTCAAATATGATCAGCAAAATTCCAATGGCTCGATTCGCAG agatCGACGAAGTCGTTGATGCaatagtatatttattaagtgAGCGCAGTTCAATGATAAATGGAGTAACTTTACCCGTGGACGGTGGATTTTTAGCAACATAA